The following coding sequences lie in one Zingiber officinale cultivar Zhangliang chromosome 2B, Zo_v1.1, whole genome shotgun sequence genomic window:
- the LOC122046661 gene encoding pentatricopeptide repeat-containing protein ATP4 homolog, chloroplastic-like, which yields MAFYLSPAARSFTHLHSSSLPLPPSSSPSLRRSRRRSLIPSHPVSFPFLLHLHRHPHKPLNVYLEDPNTSPPSTPSSNPTPSKNSIWVNPNSPRASRLRKHTSGSRYALLIRLAASLDSSDSSDLAISTVLASLGSAASEQDAVTVLNSMSNSHNAVLALRWFQSNIRIKREVILHNVALKVFRKSKDWAGAEALWWNMLEKGIKPDNVTFTTMISCARFCNKPEQAVKLFEKMPEFGCCPDDITYSAMIDAYGRSSNVEMALELYGRAREEKWQLDPATFATVIRVYGMSGDFDGALNVYEEMKALGVKPNVFIYNTLLDAMGRAGRPWQVKTIYREMCSTGLAPNRATYSALLRAYAKARYAEDALSVYKQMKKEMELDVILYNMLLSMCADVGLVDEAVKIFNEMKGLSDESKPDSWSYSALITAYSCSGKVSEAETMLNNMLDAGFQPNIFVLTSLIQCYGKAGKTDSVVEAFDKLLGWGIKPDDRFCGCLLNVAAQTATEELGKIIGCIERGNTQLGSLVMLLVDEGSNNDTIRQEAEVLFNNVSSEVKRAYSNCLIDLCVNLNYLERACVLLNLAIQLEIYTDLQSRSATQWSLHVKSLSLGAALTALHVWMNDLTKSLQSGQDLPPLLGIHTGHGKHRYSEKGLASCFEPHLREIGAPFHEAPDKAGWFLTTKVAAQSWLESGNSSYIAAA from the coding sequence ATGGCTTTCTACCTCTCTCCTGCAGCACGTTCCTTTACGCACCTCCactcttcctcccttcctctacCTCCTTCTTCGTCGCCCTCACtcaggaggagcagaaggagaaGCCTCATTCCCTCCCACCCTGTTTCCTTCCCCTTCCTCCTTCATCTCCATCGGCATCCTCACAAGCCCCTCAACGTCTACCTAGAAGATCCCAACACTTCTCCTCCTTCTACTCCATCTTCCAATCCGACGCCCTCCAAGAACTCCATATGGGTCAACCCCAACAGCCCCCGCGCCTCCCGCCTCCGCAAGCACACCTCCGGCTCTCGTTATGCCCTCCTCATCCGCCTTGCTGCCTCCCTCGACTCTTCGGATTCCTCCGACCTCGCCATCTCCACCGTCCTCGCCTCCCTCGGCAGCGCCGCCTCCGAGCAGGACGCCGTCACTGTCCTTAACTCCATGTCCAACTCTCATAACGCCGTCCTTGCTCTTCGTTGGTTCCAGAGCAACATTAGGATCAAAAGGGAGGTAATTCTCCACAACGTTGCACTTAAGGTTTTCAGAAAGTCCAAGGACTGGGCTGGCGCGGAGGCTCTATGGTGGAACATGCTGGAAAAGGGAATCAAGCCGGATAATGTGACGTTCACGACCATGATTAGCTGTGCCAGGTTCTGCAACAAGCCCGAACAAGCAGTCAAGTTGTTTGAGAAAATGCCCGAGTTTGGATGCTGCCCAGATGATATCACCTACTCGGCCATGATTGATGCTTATGGTCGGTCGAGTAATGTGGAGATGGCTCTTGAGTTGTACGGTCGAGCTCGTGAGGAAAAGTGGCAACTTGATCCTGCGACTTTTGCTACAGTGATAAGGGTCTATGGCATGTCAGGTGATTTTGATGGAGCATTGAATGTGTATGAGGAAATGAAGGCTCTTGGTGTGAAGCCAAATGTTTTTATTTACAATACATTGTTGGATGCCATGGGCAGGGCAGGAAGGCCATGGCAAGTCAAGACTATTTACCGTGAAATGTGCAGCACGGGGTTGGCTCCTAACAGAGCAACATACTCAGCTCTTCTGCGAGCATATGCTAAAGCTAGATATGCTGAAGATGCACTCAGCGTGTATAAGCAGATGAAGAAAGAAATGGAGCTTGATGTCATCTTATACAATATGCTTTTGTCAATGTGTGCTGACGTTGGTTTGGTTGATGAAGCAGTGAAAATATTTAATGAAATGAAGGGTCTATCAGATGAGTCCAAACCAGATAGCTGGAGTTATTCAGCCTTGATAACTGCATACTCATGTAGTGGAAAAGTTTCTGAGGCTGAAACCATGTTGAATAACATGTTAGATGCTGGGTTTCAGCCAAATATTTTTGTGCTTACATCTTTAATCCAGTGCTACGGTAAAGCTGGAAAGACTGATAGTGTTGTGGAAGCATTTGACAAACTTCTAGGGTGGGGGATCAAACCTGATGATAGGTTCTGTGGATGTCTCTTGAATGTGGCAGCTCAGACGGCAACAGAAGAACTAGGGAAGATTATTGGTTGTATTGAAAGAGGAAATACTCAGTTGGGTTCTTTAGTAATGTTACTGGTGGATGAGGGAAGTAACAATGATACTATTAGACAAGAAGCTGAAGTACTCTTTAATAATGTGAGTAGTGAAGTCAAAAGAGCTTATAGTAATTGTTTGATAGATCTCTGTGTAAACCTCAACTATTTGGAAAGAGCTTGTGTGCTCCTCAACCTGGCAATTCAGCTTGAGATATACACAGATCTTCAATCTCGATCTGCTACACAGTGGTCCTTACATGTGAAGAGTCTCTCACTTGGAGCAGCTCTAACTGCATTACATGTATGGATGAATGATTTAACCAAATCTTTGCAGAGTGGGCAGGACTTGCCTCCGTTACTTGGTATTCACACAGGGCATGGAAAACATAGATACTCAGAAAAAGGGTTAGCATCTTGTTTTGAGCCTCACTTGAGGGAAATTGGTGCACCATTTCATGAAGCACCAGACAAGGCTGGATGGTTTCTGACCACAAAAGTTGCAGCTCAATCATGGTTGGAGTCGGGGAACTCATCTTACATAGCTGCTGCTTAG